A genomic stretch from Leptospira licerasiae serovar Varillal str. VAR 010 includes:
- a CDS encoding homoserine dehydrogenase yields the protein MQTIRIGLIGAGTVGSGVLKILSEESARYEKEYGISLNVHTICTRTPSKIAPISKLFSKVRITDDYKQVVGNPEIDLIIELVGGTTISEEIVLGALQSKQTVITANKALLSEKGEIIFRAAEENQTEIGFEASVGGSIPIIRAIRNCLAGDKVLGLYGILNGTTNFILSKMETEGLDYKEALKLAQEKGFAEADPSFDVEGIDTAHKISILGSLAFGEKIPLQNIVVEGITKITRLDIAFASDLGYRIKLLGLVRKLDGKVEARVQPVMIPKHHAFASVMNETNAVYYKTAFAGPGLIVGKGAGALPTASAVVSDLIYYGSRRGKNLPMEKNRFPKASISEANQTEARYYLRFNTLDQPGVLAEIARDLGTNGVSISSVRQNESEKEPAEVVVVTHPCVEASISASLGRIDASEVVLEPSVAIRLEDKL from the coding sequence ATGCAGACGATTCGAATCGGATTAATTGGCGCAGGCACAGTCGGCTCAGGAGTTCTTAAAATTCTTTCGGAAGAATCCGCAAGATACGAAAAAGAATACGGTATCTCCCTAAATGTACATACGATTTGTACCCGAACTCCCTCTAAAATCGCCCCTATTTCGAAATTATTTTCCAAAGTAAGAATAACAGACGATTACAAACAAGTGGTGGGAAACCCCGAAATCGATTTGATCATCGAGCTTGTCGGAGGTACAACAATCTCCGAAGAGATCGTATTAGGAGCATTACAATCCAAACAGACTGTAATCACTGCCAACAAAGCTCTACTTTCCGAAAAAGGAGAGATCATTTTTAGGGCCGCAGAAGAAAACCAAACGGAAATAGGATTTGAAGCTTCTGTGGGAGGTTCGATCCCCATTATACGAGCCATACGAAATTGTTTGGCGGGGGATAAGGTCCTAGGACTTTACGGGATCTTAAACGGAACAACTAACTTCATCCTTTCCAAAATGGAAACGGAAGGTTTAGATTATAAAGAAGCTTTAAAACTCGCTCAAGAAAAGGGATTTGCGGAAGCGGACCCTAGCTTCGACGTCGAAGGTATAGATACCGCTCATAAAATCAGTATTTTAGGATCTTTGGCCTTCGGCGAAAAGATCCCCTTACAGAACATAGTGGTCGAAGGTATAACAAAGATTACACGATTAGATATCGCGTTCGCTTCAGATTTGGGTTATAGAATAAAGTTACTCGGCCTTGTAAGAAAATTGGACGGCAAGGTAGAAGCCAGAGTCCAACCTGTAATGATCCCAAAACACCATGCGTTTGCAAGCGTGATGAATGAGACAAATGCAGTATATTATAAGACTGCATTTGCCGGCCCAGGTTTGATCGTAGGGAAAGGGGCAGGAGCTTTGCCTACCGCGTCTGCAGTTGTTTCAGATCTGATCTATTACGGCTCAAGGCGGGGCAAAAATCTTCCGATGGAAAAGAACAGATTTCCAAAAGCCTCGATATCGGAAGCGAATCAAACGGAAGCTAGATATTATCTGAGATTCAATACCTTGGACCAACCAGGGGTTTTGGCGGAAATCGCAAGAGATTTGGGAACAAACGGAGTATCGATTTCTTCTGTCCGTCAAAACGAATCTGAAAAGGAACCTGCAGAAGTAGTAGTAGTAACACATCCTTGTGTGGAAGCTTCGATTTCTGCGTCTTTAGGAAGGATTGACGCTTCTGAAGTGGTTTTAGAACCCTCGGTTGCAATCCGCTTGGAAGACAAATTGTAA
- a CDS encoding STAS domain-containing protein has translation MAKTEFEGLYIETKKDSVGDKEVLIVIMNGKVTNTNAFEISRKINFVFDEGIYEIILDLSSLEYINSVGVATLLTLIKTVDQHNGKIVIGGLNHFLENVIRLMELPKKVAIYHTLDEAKAVFK, from the coding sequence ATGGCAAAAACGGAATTCGAAGGCCTATACATAGAAACTAAAAAAGACTCCGTCGGAGACAAAGAAGTTTTAATCGTCATTATGAACGGAAAAGTGACGAATACGAACGCTTTCGAAATTTCCAGAAAGATCAACTTCGTTTTCGACGAAGGGATCTACGAGATTATCTTGGACCTTTCTTCTTTGGAATATATCAATAGTGTTGGGGTCGCGACACTATTAACTTTAATCAAAACCGTAGACCAACATAACGGAAAGATCGTAATCGGTGGATTGAATCACTTCTTGGAGAATGTGATCCGATTGATGGAATTACCTAAAAAGGTGGCGATCTATCATACCCTCGACGAGGCCAAAGCGGTCTTTAAATAA
- a CDS encoding phosphopantothenoylcysteine decarboxylase, protein MDKYSKIIISSGPTREWIDPVRFISNASSGKMGYCLAQEATQIAKEVVYIRGLTEPKYSEPKGARVVKVETTLEMKDAILKEVTSSSILIMAAAPADFRPKNANESKIKKEEGSETLVLELIKNPDILVSVHEKIQEQDLKDVLRVGFSAETDLLDQNALGKLERKNLDFIVGNYVGKDSKGFGDLDTSVVIYGKEGSKKEIGPASKEAIAKGILEYLDILSRQESIR, encoded by the coding sequence TTGGATAAATATTCAAAAATTATAATAAGTTCGGGACCCACCAGAGAGTGGATCGATCCAGTGCGTTTTATTTCTAACGCATCTTCCGGAAAAATGGGATATTGTTTAGCCCAAGAAGCGACTCAAATAGCCAAAGAAGTCGTATATATCCGCGGATTAACTGAACCGAAATATTCCGAACCGAAAGGAGCAAGAGTCGTAAAAGTAGAAACTACTCTGGAAATGAAGGATGCAATCTTGAAAGAGGTGACTTCTTCTTCTATACTCATTATGGCTGCCGCTCCAGCGGATTTTCGTCCTAAGAATGCAAATGAATCCAAGATCAAGAAAGAAGAAGGAAGCGAAACCCTAGTTCTGGAACTGATCAAAAATCCGGACATACTTGTTTCCGTTCATGAAAAGATCCAAGAACAAGATCTGAAAGATGTGCTGCGTGTAGGTTTTTCTGCCGAAACGGATCTTTTGGACCAAAACGCACTTGGTAAGCTTGAAAGAAAAAATCTGGACTTTATAGTAGGGAATTACGTGGGCAAAGACTCCAAGGGTTTTGGAGATTTGGATACTAGCGTAGTCATTTACGGAAAAGAAGGTTCTAAAAAGGAAATCGGTCCTGCCTCCAAAGAGGCTATCGCCAAAGGTATTTTAGAATATTTGGATATTCTTTCTAGGCAAGAAAGTATTAGATAA
- a CDS encoding flavoprotein, whose translation MDKKDILIAVSGSIAAFRACELVRNLTKEGYPVSVIMTRNATNFIGPITFEALTGKKVQVDEYEQGMAHIDARNRAAVIAVVPATANIIAKMANGIADDLVTSTYLAAKCPVLVAPAMNPNMFTHPATQRNLARLKGDGVIILDPQEGVVVCGDEGYGKLADVPVMQKKIIEMYLKTSK comes from the coding sequence ATGGACAAAAAGGATATTCTGATAGCAGTCAGTGGAAGTATCGCAGCCTTTAGGGCATGCGAACTGGTGCGTAATCTTACCAAAGAAGGTTATCCTGTTTCCGTGATCATGACCCGGAATGCCACTAACTTTATAGGTCCGATCACATTCGAAGCTCTTACCGGAAAAAAAGTCCAAGTAGACGAATATGAGCAGGGAATGGCGCATATAGATGCAAGGAATCGTGCTGCGGTGATTGCAGTGGTTCCGGCTACCGCAAATATTATCGCTAAAATGGCCAACGGAATTGCGGATGATCTTGTAACTTCTACCTATCTTGCTGCGAAATGTCCTGTGTTGGTCGCACCTGCGATGAATCCGAATATGTTCACTCATCCGGCGACTCAAAGGAATCTTGCTCGTTTGAAAGGGGACGGAGTGATCATTTTAGATCCTCAGGAAGGAGTAGTGGTCTGCGGTGACGAAGGTTACGGCAAACTGGCTGATGTCCCGGTAATGCAAAAAAAGATCATAGAAATGTATCTGAAAACTTCTAAATAA
- a CDS encoding hemolysin family protein → MDVIGFFVILLLIFANGFFVSAEFALVSIRPSRLEELIRDGIPMAVLTKKAASMLNDMLSVCQVGITIASLLLGWVGEGYLSSWIEPIFHYAGYPDSDLTIHGIAVAISFALITFLHILLGELLPKTVAIQKTETLALVTSAPIFFFYYLFFPITFFLNGMTSFLLKMIGFKEDSHRIIHSPEELMILIQEQNKQGNIDQEEFQIIQNTFQFSEHLAKDVMTHRLSIVGIPADSQMDGVLSIIAEHHFSRYPVYDGTTDNIVGIIHVQAFLAWLSESKRNKKAKVTTIMQPPIVVPEGMSIEKVLQKLRLAKQHMAIVIDEYGGVSGLLTMEDIVEEVFGEIRDETDDHETDAVPSHSPDAFDIDGETELDELKEILTGIEEEELNDIRTIAGFILEKLEDMPKEGTEVAIPEGKLTVEKMDGNKIMTVRFTRLSAPSSFAI, encoded by the coding sequence ATGGACGTAATTGGATTTTTTGTAATACTCCTTCTTATATTCGCCAACGGATTTTTCGTATCTGCGGAATTTGCCTTGGTCTCGATCAGACCTTCTCGTTTGGAGGAATTGATCAGGGACGGTATACCGATGGCTGTTCTCACCAAAAAAGCGGCCAGCATGTTGAACGATATGCTCTCCGTCTGTCAGGTGGGGATCACAATTGCAAGTCTACTTCTTGGTTGGGTAGGAGAAGGGTATCTGTCCAGTTGGATAGAACCCATTTTTCATTACGCAGGCTATCCTGATTCAGATCTAACGATCCATGGAATTGCAGTCGCCATCTCATTTGCATTGATCACATTTTTGCATATTCTTTTAGGAGAACTTCTTCCTAAAACTGTTGCTATCCAAAAGACCGAGACGTTGGCCTTGGTGACAAGCGCTCCTATATTCTTTTTCTATTATCTGTTCTTTCCTATTACATTTTTCTTAAATGGAATGACTTCTTTTCTTCTTAAGATGATCGGTTTTAAGGAAGATTCCCATCGTATTATCCATTCTCCTGAAGAGTTGATGATACTGATCCAGGAACAGAACAAACAGGGAAATATCGATCAGGAAGAATTTCAGATCATTCAAAATACTTTCCAATTCTCGGAACATTTGGCTAAGGATGTGATGACACATCGTTTGAGTATTGTAGGAATCCCTGCCGACAGTCAAATGGACGGAGTGCTTTCTATTATCGCGGAACATCATTTTTCCAGATATCCAGTGTATGACGGAACAACTGATAATATCGTTGGTATCATTCACGTGCAGGCTTTCTTAGCTTGGCTTTCCGAATCTAAACGGAACAAAAAAGCAAAAGTTACTACGATCATGCAACCTCCAATCGTCGTTCCGGAAGGTATGTCGATCGAGAAGGTACTTCAAAAGTTACGACTCGCAAAACAACATATGGCGATCGTGATCGACGAGTACGGTGGAGTTTCAGGACTACTTACTATGGAAGACATAGTGGAAGAAGTTTTTGGTGAGATCCGGGACGAGACAGACGATCACGAAACGGACGCAGTTCCATCACATTCTCCTGATGCATTTGATATAGACGGTGAAACCGAACTCGACGAATTAAAAGAGATCTTAACCGGGATCGAAGAAGAAGAGTTAAACGATATCCGCACAATCGCAGGTTTTATTTTAGAGAAGTTAGAAGATATGCCTAAGGAAGGGACAGAAGTTGCGATCCCGGAGGGTAAACTGACCGTAGAAAAGATGGATGGAAATAAGATCATGACCGTTCGTTTTACAAGGCTTTCCGCTCCTTCTTCCTTTGCGATTTAA
- a CDS encoding tetratricopeptide repeat protein: MQNAILNIRKVGGISLILKYIPFLLISFCSFCTSLSAQTRNDYGWTGSPGNFYLLMDGKNVLTKETDFNSFPEGLNIVQKSEFALLAGEYLLLNKDSGKFSNLINTIRKEKDLGFAEVLLLYFQDIYFSKKTNGENFLKVWNPPAGDTYQKELVESTRNVLLHKKPSDKIKCSPKKQYYSLCRMLRLGSYMADFKLSDPNHDREYTNLQRILSPFPGVTDPEEKELKHIPFLSNFLPNIADYLSELGFARDAIQFSKIGIVSENLGGRMLSHSYEKLAYYYLVDGDPNSAEKVLKYIIERQGEMAPAYKNSLYLKLGTLAYLQGEPARALEYYLNLDFLHWSTKILHPFLGEPIPINSARDLVSVAIWKSKNSHKAVDALQSVSTPKNLTEDDLFTKLRIIQILSEDEPEVASKLAMDLSFLAQSKGWRRVEYSATLLHGFLQLKTNNLRKAIIEFTKAGGILKEDPSYKEEWIRLSGLFLSHKESSNLRGVKSFLDQALKISASGHTDDKTFEIKNYLPPAYGSKSLENSAIDFYTRHGYTNDLLSLMVHYEENSELQEEDSPPDLAILKTHNRISRYKGFYPPGREPWKSAWSEMRTKESARIREESDPLKNANFKKLTHPLLAIFVKDKRVFLFHKDGDSSELEARELNTDNPTSYTAQSALKSTMESFSKRDKVQIYLNSPGVEAAEYLRKEFTDSEIKLFLRFDKRDESDSAKKVFGPACENLFPKNLPEGDGHLGWQSFPLQYYDGSKLLQGKSALLVWNMKVTSKSPNGLRDYEWSCGSDSISFRKAKRRLDFRNLPDRIAFTKDSLSGSGWGDKSEDFLDWARFWLSVGTSRLYFVKYWNPESESDINLLERLANENGDPNLNSRVLKMVRNAE, translated from the coding sequence TTGCAAAATGCAATTTTAAATATTCGTAAAGTAGGCGGTATTAGCCTAATTTTAAAGTATATTCCGTTTTTATTAATCTCATTCTGTTCCTTTTGTACATCTTTGTCAGCGCAAACCCGTAACGATTACGGTTGGACCGGTTCTCCCGGTAATTTTTATCTTTTGATGGACGGCAAAAACGTTCTGACTAAGGAAACCGATTTTAATTCCTTCCCCGAAGGCCTAAACATTGTGCAAAAATCGGAGTTTGCTCTTTTGGCGGGGGAATATCTGCTTCTAAACAAAGATTCCGGAAAATTCTCCAACCTGATCAATACTATCAGAAAAGAAAAAGATCTAGGATTTGCGGAAGTTCTTCTGCTTTATTTCCAGGATATCTACTTCTCTAAAAAAACGAATGGGGAAAATTTCCTAAAAGTTTGGAATCCTCCCGCGGGAGATACATACCAAAAAGAATTGGTTGAATCGACGCGTAACGTTCTTCTTCATAAGAAGCCTTCAGACAAGATCAAATGTTCTCCTAAAAAACAATATTATTCACTCTGCAGAATGCTTCGTCTCGGAAGTTATATGGCTGACTTCAAACTTTCGGATCCGAACCATGATCGAGAATATACGAATCTACAAAGAATACTTTCTCCTTTTCCAGGCGTTACCGATCCGGAGGAGAAGGAGCTAAAACACATTCCTTTCTTATCGAATTTTCTTCCTAATATTGCGGATTATCTTTCCGAGTTGGGATTCGCAAGAGATGCGATCCAATTTTCTAAAATAGGGATCGTTTCGGAAAATTTGGGTGGAAGAATGCTTTCTCATTCTTATGAAAAATTAGCATATTATTACTTGGTGGATGGCGATCCGAATTCAGCCGAAAAAGTTCTAAAATACATTATAGAAAGACAGGGAGAAATGGCTCCCGCTTATAAAAATTCATTGTATCTGAAGTTAGGAACTCTTGCGTATTTGCAAGGTGAACCTGCAAGAGCTTTAGAATATTATTTGAATTTAGATTTTTTACATTGGTCTACAAAAATTCTCCATCCATTTTTGGGAGAACCCATTCCGATCAATAGCGCTCGCGACTTAGTTTCCGTTGCCATTTGGAAATCCAAGAATTCCCATAAAGCGGTGGATGCTTTGCAGTCGGTTAGTACTCCTAAAAATCTGACGGAAGACGATCTATTTACTAAATTAAGGATTATTCAAATACTTTCCGAGGACGAACCGGAAGTCGCCTCCAAACTTGCGATGGACTTAAGTTTTCTCGCACAAAGTAAAGGATGGAGAAGAGTAGAATATTCCGCCACATTGCTTCACGGTTTCTTGCAGTTAAAAACCAATAATCTGAGAAAAGCGATCATAGAATTTACTAAGGCAGGCGGGATCTTAAAAGAAGATCCATCCTACAAAGAAGAATGGATCCGCTTAAGCGGATTATTTCTTTCTCATAAGGAATCATCCAATCTGAGGGGAGTAAAAAGTTTCTTAGATCAGGCTCTTAAGATTTCCGCTTCGGGTCATACTGACGACAAAACATTCGAGATCAAAAATTATCTACCTCCCGCATACGGAAGCAAAAGTTTAGAGAATTCAGCGATTGATTTTTATACCAGACATGGTTATACGAACGATCTACTTTCTCTAATGGTCCATTATGAGGAAAATTCGGAACTTCAAGAAGAGGATTCTCCCCCCGATCTTGCGATCCTCAAAACTCATAATAGGATTTCTAGATATAAAGGATTTTATCCTCCAGGAAGAGAACCCTGGAAATCCGCTTGGTCCGAAATGAGAACCAAGGAGTCCGCACGTATTAGGGAAGAATCGGATCCGCTTAAAAATGCGAATTTCAAAAAGTTAACTCATCCTTTACTCGCGATTTTTGTGAAGGATAAAAGAGTGTTCCTATTTCACAAAGACGGGGATTCTTCTGAGCTGGAAGCAAGAGAGTTGAATACGGACAATCCTACCAGTTACACTGCTCAATCCGCTTTGAAAAGTACGATGGAATCTTTTTCCAAAAGGGACAAGGTCCAAATTTATCTGAATTCACCCGGAGTGGAAGCTGCGGAATATCTAAGAAAGGAATTTACTGATTCCGAAATTAAGTTATTCCTTCGTTTCGATAAAAGAGACGAGTCCGATTCGGCTAAGAAGGTGTTCGGACCTGCTTGCGAGAATCTATTTCCAAAAAATCTTCCGGAAGGGGACGGACATTTGGGTTGGCAATCCTTTCCATTACAATATTACGATGGATCTAAATTACTCCAAGGAAAGTCGGCTCTACTCGTTTGGAATATGAAAGTGACTTCTAAATCTCCAAACGGTCTGAGAGATTACGAATGGTCTTGCGGTTCCGATTCTATCTCTTTCAGAAAGGCAAAACGTAGATTGGATTTTAGGAATTTACCGGATCGGATCGCATTCACTAAGGATTCCCTTAGCGGCTCAGGCTGGGGAGATAAATCCGAGGACTTTTTGGACTGGGCTAGGTTCTGGTTATCCGTGGGTACTTCTCGCCTTTACTTTGTTAAATACTGGAATCCTGAGTCGGAATCCGACATAAATTTATTAGAGAGACTCGCAAACGAAAATGGGGACCCGAATCTGAATTCGAGAGTTCTTAAAATGGTCCGAAATGCAGAATAA
- a CDS encoding NAD(P)H-dependent glycerol-3-phosphate dehydrogenase, translating to MQIGVIGSGSFGSSLGVLLADKGYDVTIWGRNAGLIQEINENHRNEKYLPGIDLPKNLKGSTSLEEAVRDKDMIVSAPPSHAITDILKEIKSFLPEKAPIVSASKGIENGSLRLVSEIFEAELPGKFHSRLSYLSGPSFAKELVKRVPTIVSIASKNEATARKVQEIFSFTYFRTYWTPDVVGVEVGGSLKNVIAIAAGVSDGLGFGQNTRAALITRGLTEISRLGVKLGADPLTFLGPSGMGDLILTCCGDASRNRTVGFRLGKGESLDSILGGMVEVAEGVKTAKSGFELSQKLGIEMAITTEVYKMLYEHKNPKEVVRDLMGRDLKREGL from the coding sequence ATGCAAATCGGCGTTATCGGATCCGGAAGTTTCGGTTCTTCTTTAGGTGTGCTCTTGGCGGATAAAGGTTATGATGTTACCATTTGGGGAAGGAATGCCGGCCTAATCCAGGAGATCAACGAGAACCATCGAAATGAAAAATATCTACCGGGCATAGATCTTCCCAAAAATCTAAAAGGAAGTACAAGTTTAGAAGAAGCGGTCCGTGACAAGGACATGATCGTTTCCGCTCCGCCTTCTCACGCGATCACGGATATTTTAAAAGAAATTAAATCTTTTCTTCCCGAAAAGGCTCCTATCGTTTCCGCAAGTAAAGGGATCGAAAATGGAAGTCTTAGATTGGTTTCCGAAATTTTTGAAGCAGAACTTCCTGGAAAATTTCATAGCAGATTATCTTATCTTTCCGGACCTAGTTTTGCAAAAGAGTTGGTCAAACGTGTACCTACGATAGTGAGTATCGCATCCAAGAATGAAGCGACTGCAAGAAAGGTACAAGAAATATTCAGTTTCACTTACTTTAGGACTTATTGGACTCCGGATGTGGTCGGAGTAGAAGTCGGCGGTTCTTTAAAGAATGTGATCGCGATCGCAGCAGGAGTTTCCGACGGATTGGGATTTGGGCAGAATACAAGAGCGGCTTTGATCACCAGAGGACTGACCGAAATTTCCAGATTAGGAGTCAAATTGGGAGCGGATCCTCTTACGTTTTTAGGACCTTCCGGAATGGGAGATTTGATCTTAACATGCTGCGGAGATGCTTCCAGAAACAGGACCGTAGGTTTTAGATTAGGAAAAGGAGAAAGCCTGGATTCCATTTTAGGCGGCATGGTAGAAGTTGCAGAAGGGGTAAAAACCGCAAAAAGTGGATTCGAATTATCCCAGAAATTAGGTATAGAAATGGCCATCACCACCGAGGTGTATAAAATGCTTTACGAGCATAAGAATCCGAAGGAGGTTGTTAGAGATTTAATGGGCCGTGACTTAAAAAGAGAAGGTCTATAA
- a CDS encoding metallophosphoesterase family protein has protein sequence MRIIYLTDIHDGLRGLKEVLLGTECDLYLFSGDIIYKAFFNPERIIEFVTLQEDMYRIMDDIKEDINPYDYATRAVRFPEKYQPNVVEKSHDYRRLFHQAAKTMKEKYELIEIIIQKYAKAPVWLLPGNYDIDLQYSALYERDLHRKTFDMGGLKFAGYGGAPVITSGIPEKLAVKFHEYNRNGKNYSEPEDFFKEENPDVVVIHNPAYGFLDKIPSFGHVGSQGIRRYLDDYSPALVVSGHVHEDQGIVKKGKTVFLNPSNFGPVDSVFGFQPGGFFSEIELEKDLVKNVKLNRLSDHSIRHLLEIDCSGDKLELVHTSSDSEVSAEDFIR, from the coding sequence ATGAGGATCATTTACCTCACCGATATCCACGACGGACTCAGAGGATTGAAAGAAGTCCTTCTAGGAACCGAATGCGACTTGTACCTCTTCTCCGGCGACATCATCTACAAAGCCTTTTTTAATCCAGAACGTATTATCGAATTTGTAACACTCCAAGAAGATATGTATCGGATCATGGATGATATCAAAGAAGATATCAATCCTTACGATTACGCAACAAGAGCGGTACGTTTTCCCGAAAAGTACCAACCTAACGTAGTGGAAAAATCCCACGATTACAGAAGATTATTCCACCAAGCAGCAAAAACGATGAAGGAAAAATACGAACTCATCGAGATAATCATCCAAAAATACGCAAAGGCGCCGGTCTGGTTACTCCCGGGAAATTACGATATAGATCTTCAATATTCCGCGTTATACGAAAGAGACCTGCACAGAAAAACTTTCGATATGGGAGGATTAAAGTTCGCAGGTTACGGCGGAGCTCCTGTGATCACTTCAGGTATCCCGGAAAAGTTAGCGGTAAAATTCCATGAATACAATCGTAACGGAAAAAATTACAGCGAGCCGGAAGACTTCTTCAAAGAAGAAAATCCTGACGTAGTTGTGATCCATAATCCTGCTTACGGATTCTTGGACAAGATCCCGAGTTTCGGACATGTGGGTTCCCAAGGGATCAGAAGATATTTGGACGATTATTCCCCTGCTTTAGTCGTTTCCGGTCATGTTCACGAAGACCAAGGGATCGTGAAAAAAGGAAAAACAGTGTTTTTGAATCCTTCTAATTTTGGACCGGTTGATTCAGTCTTCGGATTTCAACCGGGCGGTTTCTTCTCCGAAATAGAATTAGAAAAGGATCTTGTAAAAAATGTAAAACTGAATAGACTATCGGATCACTCAATTCGCCACCTTCTCGAGATCGATTGCTCTGGAGACAAGTTAGAGCTTGTCCATACAAGCAGCGACTCGGAAGTTTCGGCGGAAGATTTTATCCGATAG